In Acropora muricata isolate sample 2 chromosome 13, ASM3666990v1, whole genome shotgun sequence, the DNA window TGGTGGTGCAGGAATTATGGTTCCAAAAGCAATTGAAATATTGCGACCCAAAGCTGTGTTTTGTGTGGGTTCTTGCGCCGGTCTTCACCGTGATAAAACCAGACTGGGCGACGTAGTAGCTGCAGCTAAGTTAACCACATATGCACAGAGGCGAGAGACTGCAGAAAGGGTTGTACCCTCCGGCTTTTCAGTACCAGCAAGTAAGGGTATTTCGAAACTCATTCTGAGTGCTGCCTTTGGTTGGAAGCCGCCATTAAAAAACCCGGAAGTCGAAAATGAAGAAGTGAAAGTGCACAGTGACGGCGAGATTTTGAGCGGACCAGAAGAAATAGCGTCAGTATCCAGACGTAACGAGCTTGTTCAATTATATCCGAATGCCATTGCGGTTGAAATGGACGGGGATGGTAAGTTATGAACTACAGTTTACCTTTCGGATTATCACCAGGTTACTAATGGcttcaaaaaatgcatttttaattcATAAGCTTAGTGACTTACTAAATGGTCGATAATACATCGCACGCACCGACTTTATATCGGTGAACCTCCTCCTCATTGGTATGCTgtgttttatcagatataaaGAAGCTGCACATGATTGGTAAATAGTAATTATCAACACAGCAACTTACACATTAAATGGTGGGTTTACATTTAATGCTATTTCAACTAATCACAAACGCAGTCAGATAACTTTTTCTGAAAATTAATAGCACATTTGTTGAACGCAGATCTGGAAGAATTCTTGCGTGTTCATGTgagatttgattttctttcaTACTAATTTAATTCCTAATGTTTTTCTCGTATGCTAATTTCCAACGTTCGCAAAAGCACAATTGCTATGAATTTTAATGACACACGCTTTGCCATGAAtgctttttaaaacaaaagacgTTGAAAAGACTCGCAGCACTAGTTTTATCGGTTCTAAAACTATTCGCCTAGTGCCTTTATACCAGATAATTAACAACAGTCCTGCTCGTCTTTTAAACAATACATCGACTACAGAGAGGATAAAAGGATGTTAAAACGTGTTCGTAATAAcaatattttcatatttccaTAATTAGGAGGATCATATTTCTTATTGCAAAGAATAGATTTTGTGTTTTATGTGCACCCATCGACCGATGTATCGGTCGACACATCGACCGATCGACACTCTGCCGATATATCGATCTAGGggtgtcggtcgacatatccaCCGACAGACTCATCGGCCAATTGTTGGTCGATATCTTGACCGACGCGCGACCGACAGTCAACCAATGTGTGTGTCGATATGTCGACTGAGAGTTGTTGTCTGACTGTCCGCCGACATGTCGATCGATAAGCTACTGACATTCCGCCGATACTTCACTGTTACTTGTGTAATGGTGACTGTAGCTTGAGTCGCAGAAATAATTTAACCTTAGTTAGTAACTTCTGCGAAGCAACGCAGATATCCCCGATGTACCCAATACTTCTCAGAGGCTTCTTTGCCGGCGTGGTCAATGGCACAAGACCgtatccttttttttattttgtgcatTTGGCAGAATTTCGCTTGAGTGTCTTGCTCGAAAAAGACTGAATTTGCGCACATGATCCGAAAGTAAAGCCTTCAGAAATTTTTGAGGCTGACCAAACTGAGGGATGAAACGCGTATAACTTATGCATCTGACACTGATAATTTAAACTCTTAACTTATATTATAAGACAGTCAACCGATATACCACCGATAGTCGACCGATATTTCTCCGACAATCAACGGTCAACGTATCGACCGAGTCTCGGCCGCTATATCGACGGAGATATCTGCCGACAGTCGATCGATGTGTCAACCAACACTCggccgatatatcggtcgatatgtcgatcGACATATCGATCGAGCATCGGTGGATAACTCGACCGATATATCTGTCGCTtgtcggtcgatatgtcgacggATATATCGGTCGATGAGTGCGCAAAATACACATGATCCAGAAAGTCACAGTAACAGTTACGTATGGGTGGAATGGATTAAAATGCTTTCTCAAGCAAATTTTGTCGTCTGGACATTTTGGCATGCTCTTACTTTTATACACGTGATACGTGACACTTATTGTCCACATACCTTGATCTCGTTGAACGGTTACGTTCTATCTCAGTAAATCCATTGCGTGGGaggtgactaatttcatgaagcAATACCCAGGTCAGTGGGCATGGGAGAAGAAATGTCCTTTTCAACTAAGGCTACTTCTGGTAGCTTGAAACTTCGTAATGAAATAACCTTCGTACGGGGCGCTGGATCTGTGACCTCTCCACGTATGTAGCCCATGTATCTCACAATAGTCTTTTCATTATTCCTAGTGTTGAGTAATATCATTGCCCGGTTTGTTGTCTTTCAATAGGCGTTTTCGCCGCTGCACACGATCTGAAAACAGAGTGGACTGTAATAAAAGGCATATCGCGGTTTGCAGATTGCAAGGATGTAGCTGATGGCTGGCTTGCTTTTGCCAATGCAATGGCAGCATCTGTAGTCTACAATATTCTAAGTGAGCCATATGTATTTGAGGAGTGGCCACATTTCCATGACATCAGTGGCAACAATGAAAAAGGTACGGTcttgaaagaaaagaataagAGGCTAAGTGAACTAGCAAGTGAAATAACAAGGAATATCAACAGGCCCTTGCCCCAGAAAAAGCACTTCTCCCAATTCTTTCTGTTTTCCTAAAATACTTGGTTGTCATAGCACTATATGCAGACATTCTTTCgtctcgtcacgcaatctttacTCGCTTGAAAGACAAGTCAGAAGAATATCTGCGTAGGAGGGATTTTGCGGTTGTCATGGTCCTATTATTAGTTACTGGagtaaataattaacaattattcctcgagtccgatagggctatgagtcaatagcccatgaggccgaagaccGAATGGGCTATTTACTCActggctatgagggcgagaggaataattgttttagtaaaatctagCTAGTTGGTCATAAAATTATCGAGACTCAACAGCTTTCGCAAACTAAAGCTGGacatcaatcctcttttaccgccaaaaaaTTAACTATGGCGGGCActtttcactactagtgggctataacatatagcctacgcGTAGCTCAACCAATGAGAACGCATCATTAATGATAGactactagttggattttactaatgtcACATACATACCGATCGGAGCACTGCATGAAATCCTAATTTTACGCATCCGTAATGATACCGTAAAGAACGCGAAGAGATCCTATTTACACATCTTTACGAACTTCTTTACGTTTGCGTAAACAAGCACTTTACGTGGTATGAACGGTAGTGCGTAAAGACCCTTTAGAGAGCCTTTAAGCGCAATCTTTACGCTTGTTGTAAAAACTCGTAAAGACCCTCGACGTATTCTTTACGGAATCGGTAAATGCTCGTAAAGACTACAAAGGCTATCTTTACGGACGACGTAATAACTCGTAATGACCCTCAACATGTTCTTTACGGAACCTGGAAAAACTCGTAAAGACCCTCAACGTATTCTTTGGGGAATCGGTAATACTCGTAAAGACTAAACCCATTCTTTAAGGATAGTGTAAAAACTCCTCTCTGACCACAAACGCATTCTTTACGGATATTGTAAAATTCCGTTTAAGTCGCTGATGCATCTGTTGCGGATACTGTAAAAACTCGTAAAGGTAATGTTTACTCTGCTTTACTTCAATTTCTGTGCGCTCTTAGAAATGGGAATCATGGTTACGATTCAGGTTTGGCAGTTTCAGAGGATGGTCCTCTGACGACAACATTTGCACTCTCAAAAGGAAAAGCTCACGATGATCAGCTAGGCCAAAACACGACACAGCGTCAACAGTTCAagtaaattttatttcaaaagttaaccttttgaactgacGTTACAAACAATGTGGAAATTTTTAAACACAAATCATTTCCTCTgaaaaatacttcaaaattttttaatAAACGACTCATGGCATCTTTCACTGAAGCCACATTTAAATATATTGAACGGAAACAATACCTCATCAAACTTTTTAAATGAACGACTCATGGCATTTTTCACTGAAGCCACATTTAAATATATTGAACGGAAACAATGTTagattattttattatattcacTACCAGTTCGTAGAGAATAGAGTCACATACCCCATAACCCCAAATATTCAATTATAAACTTTTTTGAGGAAAGCAAGTAGGTGGCTATGAGGTTGTGTGTACTGATATTTTGtgaaattgttttattgtaaatatttagAATTCCTAGGATTGTGAGAAACAATAAGttgccaaaatatttttttttgctcagtGCCTTCTTTCCCGCAAAGGTGTACTAGTGGCCAAGGGTTTTGGTGACTCATTTTTCAATGTCCACTTTGGGGCATTTGCAGGAGGACGCTTTGAGGATGACCTCTCACCTACCACCCTTTCGGTTTGAAAATGTCTCACATGTGGAGGCAAAGACTTCTTATAGGTAAAGTCAAGGAAGTCCTTTAGTTCCCTTAGCCGTTCGGACTCCCATGACAGCCTCTTCACCATAAAGTGCTTTACATTGCAGCCATTCTCATCTTCTGAAACCTCACTCTCATCTGAACTGGTGTATTCAGCCACAAGGAATTTTTTGCATCTCTCCTTCTTTTTCTCCTCCCAGTCCAGTGTATCCACTGCTGAGCATCGCCGAGAGATTTTCTGCAAGtgataaaaaatataataaaaattgGTCCACTCCAAATGTTCTCAAGTCAATGTAGCCTTGCCTCATGCAGTTGCTTCTTTGAAAGccataattgaaggggtgtgtggaataaggccttaagtgacttttgatgcaatgtcaaattctcctagtcattcacaactgaatacaaggaaatttggaacgagaatctggtaatttatcagaagtcacttaaggcttttctccaggtacccctgcaattacacttgtcatataataataattattattattgttgagtTCTCAAAGAATGATGCAATGGGGGGTCACCATGGGAGACATGTAATTATCTCATTACATGTACCTTTTACTTAGTACTTATCAATAAAAACAAggttgttttcaaaataatttttatgctCTATATCAACAAATCATCATGCAAAAACAATGTTAGCAGGACTGAGAACTACAGGTAATCCTTTGCTGTAGAAAGAAACACAGATTACCTTTTTGCTTAAAAACAAGCAATGGTAAGAAACATCAGACATGTATAAGAAATTCCCGACTTAGATAAAACAGTTTTCCTACCTCCCTCACTcttcctaattttttttttctcctttaacCATGTAGAGTCCGACGATAATTCTTCCATCATTAGTGGTGGTTTACATGATGCTCAGACTTGTGCTGATGACAGTAGCCTTGATTCAGATCACAGTAACTTTGATTCAGATGaggtaacaaaataataataattaataagtataaatacatatatatctatatatatatatcttcaCCAGTAATTATGTCTCTTAgactaaaattattattgatttttttgtgtgctctttttagatgaaaattgttATGTGGTTCAAAATCAGCCTGCAGTTTTTAGATGATAACAGTCATCCAATTTGATTTCTATCACAATGAAAGCACACCCTCCTCCATGCTGCATGAAAGTACCAAGCAAACTTAAGGATTACTTTGTTTATACACTGTGTTCAATTTGACCACTCTTTCACCTTTTTTGGCAATCACGAATTGAAAGCAAAATTAGCAGGACTATTTTTTCAATACATATGATGTACATCTTGATTATTCATTCTACAGGCACATGACAATCCTGAAGAACCTGGTGATGCAACTGAAGAGTCAGAGGAGTCTGAAGTTTGGGAAGGTGTTTCTATGGAAGACCTACTTTGTGATGTCGAGAATAATGACGCCTGCCCAGAACCTACTCCTAAACAGAGCAGAACCCACAAGTTAACAGCCTTAGTGCAGTGGCTTGTTTATTTCATTCTCATGTGGCAGTCCCTTTGCAAACTCAGTGACAATGGCTTAGAATACTTACTTCAGTTTTTCTTCCAGTTCTTCAGGATACTTTCAAATTTATCTGGTTGTGAATACCTTGAAGAGCTCATGACTATTATTCCTCCGTCACTGTATCTTCTCCGCAAGTTTGTAAATCTTAACCGTGATAACTTTGTAAAATATGCTGTTTGCCCAAAGTGCAGCAAACTATATGACTTAAAGGATTGCACCGAAACTGACCTTCGGGGTCGAAGGGTTGTAAAACACTGTCAGCACAAAAAATTTCCAAGAAGTGCCACATGTGGAGCACCTTTATCAAAAAAGGTGGCTCTGAGCAATGGAAAGGAGGAGTTCTATCCCCTTAAGGTGTATTGCTATAACAGTGTAAAAGAGAAGCTTCAAGAAATGCTCATGCGGGATAATTTCCCGCAACTGTGTGAGTCCTGGCGAGACAATCAAAGTGATGAAGGATACTTAAGTGACATTATTGATGGACAAGTGTGGAAAGATTTCCAAACTGTCGATGGTGAACCATTCCTTGGTGCACCCAGAAACTTCATGTTTATGTTAAACTTTGATTATTTCCAACCTATCAAGCACAGGACCGACTATTCAGTGGGAGCCTTGTACCTGGCAAACCTTAACTTGCCAAGAAGTGTGCGATTTAAATGGGAAAACATCATTGTCATTGGCATTATCCCTGGACTGGATAAGGAACCAAGCAGCCTCAATGAGTTTCTAGTGCCACTTGTAAAGGAAATGAAAGTTCTTTGGAATGGAGTGTACCTGAAGTCAAGCTTGTGCCGTGTACCATTGCGGTTTAGAGCTGCAATTGCATGCATTTGTTGTGATGTTCCTGCAGCAAGGAAAATTTGTGGTTTTAAGAGCCACAACTCTCATCGTGGTTGTTCAAAGTGCTTCAAGCTTTTTCCTGGAAATGTTAAAGACTCATTTGACTTTTCAGGGTTTAAAAGAAAAGAGTGGCCAAAGCGAGACATAAATACTCACAGACAAAATGTCAGGAAGCTTTTGAGGGCTAAAACTAGAAAAGAACATGATGAATTAGCCAAGAAATATGGACTGTACTACAGTGTTCTTCTTGATTTAAGTTACTTTGACTGTATTCGTTTTACTGTTATTGATCCAATGCACAATTTGTTCTTAGGAACAGCAAAGTCGATGTTTAAGCTGTGGATGAAACTAGGGCTGCTTAATAAGCAAGACATCCAAGCAATGGAGAAAAGGATCAAAGAATTTGATGTTGGAACAGGGCTTGGAAGACTGCCACACAAAATATCAGCAAATTATGGCTGTTACACTGCATCCCAGTGGAAGAATTGGACGCTTGtttattctttgtttgtgttggATGGACTATTACCTGAAGAGCATATGAGATGCTGGCAGGCATTTGTGTTGGCTTGCAAGTTTCTTACGCGACCTGTAATTTCTGCCCTTGAATTAGAAAAGGCAGATTTAATGCTTGTACAGTTCTGTCAAAAGTTTGAGCATCTGTATGGTAAATCAGAAGTCAAACCAAACATGCATCTCCACGGGCATCTCAAAGAGTGTGTTTTGGACTATGGCCCGATTTATAATTTCTGgtgttttagttttgaaagattCAATGGTATCCTTTGTAGCTTCAAGACCAATAACAGATCCATTGAAATCCAATTGATGAGGAAGCTGCTGTCAGATCACTTTAGTTTAAGTGCCTCACTGCCAAGTGAATTTGAAGAAAACTTTCTTTCCATGTTCTCACGCCATACCATAAACAGTGCCGATAGCCTAACTGACATTGTCAAGCTAGGCCCTAAATTGATGAAGGCTGCACTTTCTTCCAACCTGCTGGAGATTGACTGGAAAACACTGGAGTCAGAAGTCCATCTTCCTCCTTTTCACAAACTTAGGACTTTAGATTCAGATGACCTCTCTTCTCTACTTGTTGTTTATAAGTCTATGTATGGAGAAGTTATCACAAGTGTCAATTGCCTTTCAAAAACAGTGAGGCGGTTTGGAAGCATTATTATTGGTCCAGAGAAGTTTGGGTCCAAGCATGAATGTAGGTCCCTGAGGTCTGCAAGAATAACTGCATCCTGGACAGACAATCATGGCTCAATTAGTCCTGAAAGTGGTGTGCGACCAGGCAAAGTGGATTGCTTTATTCAGCATACATTAAAGATTGCATCTCAGAGCCAGCAACATGTGTTTGCTCTTGTAGACTGGTATATTGAGGATGAGAGCAAGGACACGTACGGCAAGCCTGTGGAAGTTTGGAAGAAAGCATTTCTTCCTGGTGGCCCATCCCGGTTTCTTCCTGTATCAagaatttattccaaatttgtTGTTGCATCTGTATCAGTAGACAAACTTGTCATTGTCCCTTTAAATCGCACATTTTCCTAGAACTATTTGATTGCTTTTAAAGCTGAATTTTtgcagatttttctttattttttttaactttgggGATGAATAGGGGCAAGAGCATTTGGTGTAGGCAGGGGTTTAAAGTAGCTGGATTTAAGATTGCATAAGTTTGGAACGTTTATGATACAAAACATCCAGACTTGAAGGTACAGTTATGCTCATCATTGAAAATCTTCAAGTTTACTTATTCAATATTGCATATCAGTGAGAGTGATTTTCAGTTGAATCTCAGTAGTAATCTTAGGGCTCGCTTTAATAACCCAGATGCAATTGCTTATTGGCTTAATCAAATTTAAGCCCTAAAGCACTAAAACCTATACACATACTGGGTGTGTTTGGTTtcactctgattggttgaatagtACTAAGTAGGCCTTTTGTATCTATTCTGACTGGACAAAGGTATCTTTGGTCTGTTTTTTTGAGAGTCCACTGCAAATCATTTTACCCTGTGCAGTTATTTTGACTTCAAATAGTTTCTGCCAAGGTGCTGTTGGCTGATAATTGCCCACAGAAATCTGATGATGAGGACCAATATTAGCCTGCTAGTTTTAACAAGGTTAATTTTCCAAGGGGAAATGTAAGAGTGGTAGTCCCAAAGCAAAGCAGTTTGCTTTTCAGTGGGTGCTTActttttgcactgaaaaaaacaaatttgaagaaATTATAGTTGGAAATCAAATGAACCACAAAATTTCAGGAAATTTCAGCTGTACTTCCCAGATTAGAGGTGCTCTTCTTCGAGTTTACTAAAAGCCTCAGGACCATTATTAAACAGTGATCTcaacttgcttttgtttttttctgtgcagCTGGTAAACACTCGATGTTATGAGCCATGGCCATTCACAGTTATAGATTAAACTGGTTAGAAGTTTCAGTAAACAGTTGAATCTAGCTGAATGATCAGTTCCTGTATTCAGCCACATAGAACAGCTTCGGCTCGTTACAGCCATCATTTGCCCATTTTACGTTGTACCTCGGTTTTAAATAAAGATGGCATGTGTTTGTGCTCAACATAGcgtttttcatttatttttaattgtaaAATGTTCCCTTGTGACAAAATAGCGCACTGTTCTCGGGGGTGTAAAGTGGGCGACAACATATGAGTGGTTCCTGGGAAATGAGAAAAAGGGGTTAATAGTTAAGAAAGAGTTTCCGGCTTATAAGCAAAACTGATCATGAAACTAAAGGATAGTGCAGAGAAAAATATATAAGGTGATAAAATGCATGTACGTACCATTCGATAGGCCAGTGCAGTACtttgaagaaaagcaaactGCGACAGGCAGACGCTGTTCAAGCTTTTTGGTGTAAAAGAAGCTACCATACTCAGATACCTGCTTACACGGCCGGCTCTTTCCGAACGAGAGGAATGACGAAAACGATTGCGTTTTAAGCTATTTGTACGGGTCCCGAAGGAATAACCTGAATCGGCAAAGATTCCAAAATAGAACGAGAATAAGTAAAGATTACGCGTAAACAAGGATCGATAAAGTTTTATAAAGAATAGCACGTAAAGACGCGTAAAGAATGTTTGACTTTGACTTCTTTATGCTGTGcgtaaagaaaaattaatatatatttttcactttaaagtAGGACGAAGA includes these proteins:
- the LOC136896103 gene encoding uncharacterized protein, which produces MEHSESRKSNLDEQKGMKYPPELQFTVKKPSDLKVPSKRWEEVELPIDILLLTVNTHGFLCCFHYLREVFRSSQFALGHVYFGEMGKTNSKKLQIALMQSCEGGSQPGGAGIMVPKAIEILRPKAVFCVGSCAGLHRDKTRLGDVVAAAKLTTYAQRRETAERVVPSGFSVPASKGISKLILSAAFGWKPPLKNPEVENEEVKVHSDGEILSGPEEIASVSRRNELVQLYPNAIAVEMDGDGVFAAAHDLKTEWTVIKGISRFADCKDVADGWLAFANAMAASVVYNILSEPYVFEEWPHFHDISGNNEKESDDNSSIISGGLHDAQTCADDSSLDSDHSNFDSDEAHDNPEEPGDATEESEESEVWEGVSMEDLLCDVENNDACPEPTPKQSRTHKLTALVQWLVYFILMWQSLCKLSDNGLEYLLQFFFQFFRILSNLSGCEYLEELMTIIPPSLYLLRKFVNLNRDNFVKYAVCPKCSKLYDLKDCTETDLRGRRVVKHCQHKKFPRSATCGAPLSKKVALSNGKEEFYPLKVYCYNSVKEKLQEMLMRDNFPQLCESWRDNQSDEGYLSDIIDGQVWKDFQTVDGEPFLGAPRNFMFMLNFDYFQPIKHRTDYSVGALYLANLNLPRSVRFKWENIIVIGIIPGLDKEPSSLNEFLVPLVKEMKVLWNGVYLKSSLCRVPLRFRAAIACICCDVPAARKICGFKSHNSHRGCSKCFKLFPGNVKDSFDFSGFKRKEWPKRDINTHRQNVRKLLRAKTRKEHDELAKKYGLYYSVLLDLSYFDCIRFTVIDPMHNLFLGTAKSMFKLWMKLGLLNKQDIQAMEKRIKEFDVGTGLGRLPHKISANYGCYTASQWKNWTLVYSLFVLDGLLPEEHMRCWQAFVLACKFLTRPVISALELEKADLMLVQFCQKFEHLYGKSEVKPNMHLHGHLKECVLDYGPIYNFWCFSFERFNGILCSFKTNNRSIEIQLMRKLLSDHFSLSASLPSEFEENFLSMFSRHTINSADSLTDIVKLGPKLMKAALSSNLLEIDWKTLESEVHLPPFHKLRTLDSDDLSSLLVVYKSMYGEVITSVNCLSKTVRRFGSIIIGPEKFGSKHECRSLRSARITASWTDNHGSISPESGVRPGKVDCFIQHTLKIASQSQQHVFALVDWYIEDESKDTYGKPVEVWKKAFLPGGPSRFLPVSRIYSKFVVASVSVDKLVIVPLNRTFS